In Gossypium arboreum isolate Shixiya-1 chromosome 6, ASM2569848v2, whole genome shotgun sequence, the following are encoded in one genomic region:
- the LOC108470958 gene encoding WD repeat-containing protein VIP3-like codes for MAKSMKLAGLKSVENAHDESVWTATWVPATNSRPPLLLTGSLDENVKLWRPDELELVRTNTGHCLGVVSVAAHPSGVIAASASLDSLVRVFDVDTNVTIATLEAPPSEVWQMQFDPKGTTLAVAGGGSASIKLWDTATWRLVATLSVPRPEGPKPSDKSSSKKFVLSVAWSPDGRRLACGSIDGTISIFDVPHAKFLHHLEGHYMPVRSLVFSPEPDGRKLYSASDDGHVHVYDAEGKAIIGAMSGHSSWVLSVDVSPDGEAIATGSSDKTVRLWDFKMRAAIQTMSNHTDQVWAVAFRPGGGGRLASVSDDKSISLYHCS; via the exons ATGGCGAAATCAATGAAACTGGCGGGCCTCAAATCCGTGGAAAACGCCCACGACGAGTCGGTTTGGACTGCAACATGGGTTCCCGCCACCAACTCCCGCCCGCCCCTCCTCTTAACCGGCTCACTCGACGAAAACGTCAAGCTATGGAGGCCCGACGAGCTCGAGCTCGTGCGCACCAACACCGGTCACTGCCTCGGCGTCGTTTCGGTGGCTGCCCATCCTTCAGGTGTCATCGCTGCCTCCGCCTCGCTCGACAGTTTGGTTCGCGTGTTTGACGTTGACACCAACGTCACTATTGCCACTCTCGAAGCTCCGCCTTCCGAGGTGTGGCAAATGCAATTCGATCCCAAG GGTACAACACTTGCTGTTGCTGGTGGGGGTAGTGCATCAATCAAGCTGTGGGACACAGCAACATGGAGGTTGGTTGCAACTTTATCAGTCCCACGTCCTGAAGGACCGAAGCCCTCTGATAAAAGTAGTAGCAAGAAGTTTGTACTATCCGTTGCATGGAGTCCTGATGGAAGACGACTTGCTTGTGGCTCAATTGATGGCACAATTTCCATTTTTGATGTACCTCATGCCAAATTTCTACATCACCTTGAGGGCCATTACATGCCGGTTAGGTCTCTTGTGTTTTCTCCTGAACCTGATGGACGGAAGCTGTACTCAGCATCTGATGATGGTCATGTGCATGTCTATGATGCTGAGGGGAAAGCTATAATTGGGGCAATGTCAGGTCATTCTAGCTGGGTGTTGAGTGTGGATGTAAGCCCCGATGGTGAGGCTATTGCAACTGGCTCAAGTGACAAAACTGTAAGACTATGGGATTTTAAGATGAGAGCAGCTATACAGACAATGAGTAATCACACAGATCAAGTCTGGGCTGTGGCGTTTCGACCTGGTGGAGGGGGTCGCCTTGCTAGTGTGTCGGATGACAAGAGTATATCGTTGTATCATTGTTCCTGA